In Puntigrus tetrazona isolate hp1 unplaced genomic scaffold, ASM1883169v1 S000000270, whole genome shotgun sequence, a single genomic region encodes these proteins:
- the sstr2a gene encoding somatostatin receptor type 2, protein MDPKWMFMPRSNMSLPDRLLNDSFSPGNESDFGLESYPNNTTPPDHFNQTSSAVITFVYFVVCAVGLCGNALVIYVILRYAKMKTVTNIYILNLAVADVLCMLSLPFIAIQLSLLHWPFGSAICRVVLTVDSMNQFTSIFFLTVMSFDRYLAVVHPIKSTKWRKPRMAKTISLAMWGVSLLVNLPIMIYSGVNAKRNEARTCTMLWPEPQNTYYTIFIFYTFLLGFFVPLIVISMCYLLIVIKVKSSGMRVGSTKRKRSERKVTRMVSIVVVVFVLCWLPFYVFNVTSVTGTVPTTPVLKSTFDFVVVLGYANSCANPILYAFLSDNFKKSFQNVLCLKRVGGLDEIERSDSRQDRTRMVNDVMTETHNAALLNGDLQTSI, encoded by the coding sequence ATGGACCCAAAATGGATGTTTATGCCCCGTTCCAACATGTCCCTCCCCGACCGCCTGCTCAACGACAGTTTCTCCCCCGGGAACGAGTCTGACTTTGGTCTGGAGAGTTACCCCAATAATACCACCCCCCCTGACCACTTCAACCAAACCAGCTCGGCCGTCATCACGTTTGTGTACTTCGTCGTCTGCGCGGTGGGGCTCTGCGGGAACGCCCTGGTCATTTACGTCATCCTGCGCTACGCCAAGATGAAGACCGTCACGAACATCTACATCCTGAACCTGGCCGTGGCGGACGTCCTGTGCATGCTGAGCTTGCCTTTCATCGCCATTCAGCTCTCGCTGCTCCACTGGCCCTTCGGATCCGCGATATGCCGCGTCGTCCTGACCGTGGACTCCATGAACCAGTTCACCAGCATCTTCTTCTTGACGGTCATGAGCTTCGACCGATACTTGGCCGTGGTGCATCCGATCAAATCCACCAAATGGCGGAAGCCGCGTATGGCCAAAACCATCAGTCTGGCCATGTGGGGAGTTTCTCTGCTTGTTAACCTGCCTATTATGATCTACAGCGGCGTGAACGCCAAACGGAACGAGGCCCGGACTTGTACCATGTTGTGGCCGGAGCCCCAAAACACCTACTACACCATTTTCATCTTCTACACCTTCTTGTTGGGGTTTTTCGTACCACTGATAGTCATCTCCATGTGCTATCTGCTGATCGTAATAAAGGTGAAATCCTCCGGCATGCGAGTCGGCTCCACCAAACGAAAGCGCTCTGAGCGCAAAGTCACCCGCATGGTGTCTATCGTAGTAGTGGTGTTCGTCTTGTGCTGGTTACCTTTCTACGTGTTCAACGTGACCTCCGTGACCGGAACCGTTCCCACCACACCTGTGCTGAAGAGCACCTTTGACTTCGTCGTGGTGCTGGGTTACGCCAACAGCTGCGCCAACCCCATCCTCTACGCCTTCTTGTCGGACAACTTCAAGAAGAGCTTCCAAAACGTCTTGTGTCTTAAAAGAGTCGGCGGCTTGGACGAGATCGAGCGCAGCGACAGTCGGCAGGACAGGACTCGAATGGTCAACGACGTCATGACGGAAACGCATAACGCCGCGCTGCTCAACGGAGACCTTCAGACCAGCATCTGA